In the genome of Raphanus sativus cultivar WK10039 chromosome 9, ASM80110v3, whole genome shotgun sequence, the window ttaaaaccaggaGCCGTTCAGccctccaaaattcatctgggggcaccatccagaccccggaCAATAATGAAGGaattggaggtattcctcggaattcagactccctggagcccaacCCTacaaatacctccgggggcaccacgacaccaggtcccgaacaggaacctccttcgtctcttcataacaaagttgtagggagagaggattggagaattccaatcacgcaatacatcctggaaggaaagaccccacccaataaatgggaggctcggaagctcaaagcattaagcgcgagatactgcGTAATCGAGTCTatcctccacaaacgaagcgtttccggacctaacctaaaatgcgtccatggcctcattgctatgagactcatgaaggaaatgcacgacggctcctgcgggaaccactctggaggaagagctctagccatcagaatcaaaagacaaggatatttctggcctaccattattgcagactgtgaggcctattcctcttcatgcgacaagtgccagaggcatgcaccgattatacatcaacctgcggaaaagttgtccaacatatccgccccttacccatttatgagatggtccatggacatcgtaggaccactagtagcgtcaggaagtggaaagaagaagctacgcttcctcttagtcctaacagactacttcacgaaatggatagaggctgaagctttccagcaggtaaccagagtcgaggtcgaacgatttgtgtggaaagaaatcgtgtgtagacacggcgtccgatatgaaatcgtaactgacaatggaggacagttcatatcccacgacttcaaaatattttgtgacaagtggaatatccgcctgaccttctcaacacctcgacgacctcaaggaaacggccaggcggaggctgctaataaatcagtattagcaaacctcaagaaacgcctcggaacccagaaggaactctggtcagaaaaattacctgaagtactttgggcatgtcgaaccaccccacgaaaggctacagaagaaacccctttctccttagcctacgggatggaagctgtcgtcccagccgaaaccattgctcatagcctccgccgggaactctgtacatccgaccccgcagctaatgatcagctcctaacagacagcctcgatctaatcgaggaaagacgggaccgagctctgattcgcattcagaactatcagcaagcaatggcacgacagtacaattccaaagtcaggccccgacagttcgctgtaggtgacctagtacttaggaaggttttcgaaggaaccaaggaaccagatgctggaaagttaggaaccaactgggaaggtccttatcagatcatccatgtggtacgacctggcgtttacaagctccgaaaggtgcgaaccggggtacctgaattcagatcgtggaacgccacgaatcttaagagatattatcattaggtacctaaaactcctgaactacgttaggcttgatcccttgactgggtacgtaggcaactccgtcatgagtgcagccccaacctcatttcaacactttgttCACCACAACCAGAGGGGACAtctgtctgattaaaatcacatagctcaagcagcaagtgtatgataattataatacagcaattgtatgattactatgataaccatgtatccaattaccaataaagcaattattctcgatgtctcaattctttaacgacacaggtccctgcaaacacgGACCTAGGGCCCTAAGAACCCTTCGGATCAGCTCAGGTCGCTatgaacctggacctaaggtcttcaaatccttaataatcttgaaggtcttgaaatccttcaaacaaagtcaaaacttgataaactaacctaaggtcttaaaaatccttaggaaccactaaaggtcttgaaatccttcaaacaacGTCAGGTCCCAACGAATCCGGACCTAAAGACTttaaatccttatcaaatctcaaaggtcttaaaatccttatcaagtctcaaaggtcttgaaatccttaaatacaaaggtcttaaaatccttatcaaacctcgaaaggtcttaaaatcctaagcaagtccaatgggtcttaaaatcccgtgaacaaattcaggttcccaagaaccccccacctaaggtgtctaagttaaacttaggttcctaaaaaccttaagctaatctcgatattccaagaattcctcttaaggaactaaaaaaCGATCCAAGTCTCCGAGACTTATCACGAAATCAGGGATCTAATTCGGAGGATTCACTAAACCTCTTAATTAGTAACCAAAGCATTCCCTATCAAAACTCTTAATCAAATTTGAGTTCATAAAAATGACTAAGTCAAATCGAAAAACTTGAAACGAAACTGAAAGCCAAGTTCCGATAGATAAGaggtttaaaggcctcctcaggccgACGAAGGTTCAAAAAACATCTTAACAAAAGCaaaggtttaaaggcctcctcaggccataagtcttaaaaacaaaagagacagaagcccattgggcagaaattttgaaacataaaGAGCATCGGCTCTTAACCTTCCTCGGATCCAggatcagcttcatcatccttGTTCTTCTCGATAGGACCACCCTCCTTGGCAGAAGCCTCCACTTCAGCATCCTGGTCGACACCTCCTAGGGTCGTCTCAACTGGGACTAGATCAGGAGACATCGAACCCAAGTTAGAACCGTATTCTCCAGAAAACGccggattaaacatattaatctcAAAAGTAACTGAGCTTTCGGAGAATTGTGGAATGGGGAGCTTGCTGACTGAGAAATCGGAAACTTGAGCTTTCTCGTACGCAGCAGCAGCCTCCGGGACCAAAACCATCAAACGGTGATACTCCTCTTCAGCATTCTCAATCTCCTTAGACAACAAATCCTTCAGAAGTTCGGTGTTCGCCTGAAGCTCCTGAGCATAGATCAGGGCATCAgtctcatccttcttcttgacaaacttCTCCTTCACAGAGGTCAGGATCTTGTTGTAGGCATCGGCTACCTCCTTCTTACCTTTCCTAACAGCAAGCTTAACTTCAGCTTCTTTGTTCCTTTGACTAACCTGGGATGAGGCGATCATCTCTTGAACCTGACGCTCAGCTATCCTGCGAGCAGCATCTAACTCATTGATCTTCCTGTTCTTCACCCGAATATCGATAGCCTGACTTTCGAGTTTCCCCTGATGAGTGTCAGCCTTTAAACCGAGCCTCCCGACTTCAGCTTCAAGCTCAGAAACCCGAGCACGAGCTAGGTCGAGCTCCATCTTAGTAGTCTTGAATAACTCAGTAGCCTGAGCTAAATCCCCAGCACTGGGAGCACCGTTCACGGTCTCCTCGAACCTCAGCTGAGCTCTGTTGATGGCTCCAgctaactaaaaaaaaaaagaactaaaaattcagaaaatatcaACTCAGAAGCAAACCAAAAAGGAAAACAAGAGTACGTACCTGACCCATGTGGTGAGCTATCTCAACGTATTCTTCCTTGTTGGTTAGACCATTGATTGAAGGCATGGAACATCCGACcatcttcatatgcctcatgatGGTTGCCAAACCCCAAGGGTCATCCAAGATCGATCCTGGTTTAGAATGGgtaaagttccagccaacggtcCCTCCCCGcgaagacgaggaggaagacCTGGCGGGCCTATCTCCCAAATCAGTCCGAGACCTCTTGTTTCTCGGAGGTTCGACCTCAGAGGGATCTCCAGCAGCTTGGGGGTTAACATTAACCGGCGGAATCTCGAGACGAGGAACAACATCTTGAGCTCTGGTTTCGACTAGGATAACATCCCCGACAGGAACAGAGGATCCATCGTCAAGGACCTCCTTCAGCGAGCTAAGGAAGGCTCCTCCTTGGGTCTTGTCGCTGCCTCGCGAAGCGCTGGCAGCTGCAGCAGGTTTGCTCCTTGAACGGAAAGAAGGCCTCATCTTGGGAGCTTGAGTCTTTTCAGTTTCGGAAGTACTAGCTCCAGTCGAAAGATCTACCACGAAAGGACCTTCAGAAACTAAACAAAGGAAAGCTTTTTAGCTATCTCTAAAAGCAAatctagaaataaaaaaaaaagataagcgAAATCCGAAAAATACCTTCTAAATCTTCAGATGGAATTGGGTCAGGGAACCTGGCGTTATATTGCTCCGGGAACCTAGCAGATCCAATGCGAGAAATGGTAAAAGACGCCCAAGTATTGGGACTTTGATACAGTTTCCGAAAAAGAGCTCTAGACAGCTTATCAGTAAGCTTGGGAGGATCCTCGATATCTGCAAAAGAAACCAAGAGTTCAGCAAACAACAATAATCCGATATGAGCAAAGCACGTTCCTAAAACTCCTAACCAGTTATATCGGACCAAGTAATCGAGAGAGCACGACCCACAGGAACTGTTGAGGGGTCGATCTTGACGTAGAAATATTTCTTCCTCCAATCATCATCACTACCGGAGGACTTAAAAAGACCGAGCCTAGGACGACAAGGAAGGTAGTACGTACCGCTGCCACCATCCTTACTAGAGCTCTCCTTGATCGTATAAAGACTCATCAACTCGGTTAGCCCAACAGCGACCCCTTCTTCCTTGGCCCTGGTGATGAAACCATTTATCACCCGGATAACAGAGGGACAGAGCTGAGAGAGGGCCAGCTGGTAATGGTCAAGAAGATCTAACAAAAGGTCTGGGAGCGGAAACCGGAGGTGGCATTTAGAGATATATTTCTCATGAATGCAAAACCAACCCTCCGGGGCGGTTTCAGGGGTTTCGTCGGAGGAACAAACCCTGGCCAACTCCTTTTGACCGTAAGCTTGAACCATGAGGTTAACAACCTCTTGGATCTTCAATGAAGAAGGCGAGTGAGGTCCCACAGGGGCACTCCCACCAGAagcatccttcttcttcacccgCTTGGAGACCCTTCCTGCAATTGAGTCTTTGGCTTCTTTCTTatctcttttcattttctcaccGATCTCCTGTTTAACTTTCATTAAACTCTTACCGGAGGTAGAAATTCCGGtctcgccggaaccttctttcgGAGGATCCATTAAAGAGAGAGGTAAGGAGAATCGAAAGGGAAAGGGTGGAACAAGCTAACTAGATCTCTTAGGAACTGAGAATTCTAAGAACTTCGCAAAGGATTAATGGTGAATCGAAGGAtgaaagtaaaaagaaaaacaaacgcagtaaaataaaggagtgGAGGAGGAATTACCTTGAAAACCGAGTGGAGGCGTGGAGAATATGGACAGCGGCAGTTAATGCTAGCTACTTTATATCCTGTCAAGTCTCGATAATCGGAGCgaatatttcaaaaaaactCTTTCATCCGAGCCGGTGATTTCATCAAAAGAAATCTAAACCGTCAATTCAAGCGAATCATATCTTCGTTGAATATAGAtggtaatcatgatctcaacaaaaaAATCTAGGTTGGGCGGCTAagtc includes:
- the LOC108820260 gene encoding uncharacterized protein At3g60930, chloroplastic-like, which codes for MDPPKEGSGETGISTSGKSLMKVKQEIGEKMKRDKKEAKDSIAGRVSKRVKKKDASGGSAPVGPHSPSSLKIQEVVNLMVQAYGQKELARVCSSDETPETAPEGWFCIHEKYISKCHLRFPLPDLLLDLLDHYQLALSQLCPSVIRVINGFITRAKEEGVAVGLTELMSLYTIKESSSKDGGSGTYYLPCRPRLGLFKSSGSDDDWRKKYFYVKIDPSTVPVGRALSITWSDITDIEDPPKLTDKLSRALFRKLYQSPNTWASFTISRIGSARFPEQYNARFPDPIPSEDLEVSEGPFVVDLSTGASTSETEKTQAPKMRPSFRSRSKPAAAASASRGSDKTQGGAFLSSLKEVLDDGSSVPVGDVILVETRAQDVVPRLEIPPVNVNPQAAGDPSEVEPPRNKRSRTDLGDRPARSSSSSSRGGTVGWNFTHSKPGSILDDPWGLATIMRHMKMVGCSMPSINGLTNKEEYVEIAHHMGQLAGAINRAQLRFEETVNGAPSAGDLAQATELFKTTKMELDLARARVSELEAEVGRLGLKADTHQGKLESQAIDIRVKNRKINELDAARRIAERQVQEMIASSQVSQRNKEAEVKLAVRKGKKEVADAYNKILTSVKEKFVKKKDETDALIYAQELQANTELLKDLLSKEIENAEEEYHRLMVLVPEAAAAYEKAQVSDFSVSKLPIPQFSESSVTFEINMFNPAFSGEYGSNLGSMSPDLVPVETTLGGVDQDAEVEASAKEGGPIEKNKDDEADPGSEEG